One window of Thermocoleostomius sinensis A174 genomic DNA carries:
- a CDS encoding glycosyltransferase family 4 protein produces the protein MKIAFVSQPWNEVTPPVLSSSIVIWTHEVVHRLVRTHDCDVVIYSKQIPFQPRTEKNDRILYRRIRNDWQGALYRLFDKVSKTMGWQWRSFSSSIYYLPYILHIAYDLRQQQCDVVHVHNMSQFVPIIRQLNPHIKIVLHMHCEWLTQLHPTQIKPRIQQADLVIGCSEFITHNIRQQFPPLASRCHTVWNGVDPQRFNRRDRATESSTQNLLFVGRISPEKGTHILLQAFEKIVTVYPNARLTLVGSIGASPVEFTVGLSQDSIDRALIPLYSKQYFAQLQQSLAPSIANRVVFTGAISHSNLMELYQDADVFVYPSVWNEPFGIPIVEAMAAVLPVVSTRSGGIVEIITSGKTGLLVERNNASALATAILRLLADAELRTSIAKAGRRQVLEQFTWDRVAQDVLHHYQQLCRQEPTSIKPHRSRVMANW, from the coding sequence ATGAAAATTGCATTTGTCAGCCAACCCTGGAACGAGGTAACACCCCCTGTGTTGTCCTCATCGATTGTTATTTGGACGCATGAAGTGGTTCATCGCTTAGTTCGAACCCATGATTGTGATGTGGTGATCTATTCTAAACAAATCCCATTCCAACCTCGAACTGAGAAAAATGACCGCATCCTGTATCGTCGCATTCGCAATGATTGGCAAGGAGCGCTTTATCGGTTGTTCGATAAAGTTTCTAAGACAATGGGTTGGCAGTGGCGATCGTTTAGTTCATCCATCTATTACTTGCCTTATATTCTGCACATTGCCTACGATTTACGCCAACAGCAGTGCGATGTGGTGCATGTTCATAACATGTCGCAATTTGTGCCAATCATTCGCCAATTGAATCCTCACATCAAAATTGTGTTACATATGCATTGCGAATGGCTGACGCAACTTCATCCCACCCAGATTAAACCTCGAATTCAGCAGGCAGATCTTGTTATTGGGTGCAGCGAGTTTATTACCCACAACATTCGTCAACAGTTTCCACCCCTGGCTTCACGGTGCCATACCGTGTGGAATGGGGTTGATCCACAGAGATTTAATCGTCGTGATCGCGCGACTGAGTCATCCACTCAGAATCTGCTATTTGTCGGTCGCATTTCGCCGGAAAAAGGTACTCACATCCTACTGCAAGCCTTTGAAAAGATTGTCACCGTTTACCCAAACGCACGCCTGACGCTGGTAGGGTCAATTGGAGCGAGTCCTGTTGAATTCACCGTTGGTTTGAGCCAGGACTCAATCGATCGCGCTCTGATTCCGCTGTATTCCAAGCAATATTTTGCCCAACTACAGCAATCCCTAGCGCCATCGATTGCCAATCGGGTGGTGTTTACAGGCGCTATTAGCCACTCCAACTTGATGGAGTTGTATCAGGATGCGGATGTTTTCGTTTACCCGTCGGTATGGAACGAGCCATTTGGCATTCCGATTGTAGAAGCAATGGCGGCGGTACTTCCAGTCGTCTCAACCCGCAGCGGTGGCATTGTGGAGATCATTACCTCTGGCAAAACCGGGCTGTTGGTTGAGCGCAACAATGCATCGGCACTGGCAACCGCCATATTGCGGCTTTTAGCAGATGCAGAACTGCGAACTTCCATAGCAAAAGCCGGACGCCGGCAAGTGTTAGAGCAATTTACCTGGGATCGGGTTGCCCAAGATGTGCTGCATCATTATCAACAACTGTGTCGTCAGGAACCAACGTCGATTAAGCCTCATCGATCGCGGGTAATGGCTAATTGGTGA
- a CDS encoding serine acetyltransferase, with amino-acid sequence MKKMIRYIFQDWSVNRSASIKSSLVLALFRLAQLATRSPRYLAGLASVYGVLYQVLVGWLLGIELPSSVQVGQYLKLRHGVALVVHRDTVIGDYCTLRHSTTIGNKQRSDGSFTNAPKIGNHVDIGANVVILGAITIGDHAVIGAGAVVVKDVPSGAVVAGNPAKILGVVNQSTNHETEFPLMMEV; translated from the coding sequence ATGAAGAAAATGATTCGCTATATCTTTCAAGATTGGTCCGTTAATCGATCGGCTAGTATCAAGTCAAGTCTGGTCTTAGCACTGTTTCGACTGGCTCAATTAGCAACTCGATCGCCGCGCTATTTAGCAGGTTTGGCAAGCGTATATGGCGTGCTATACCAAGTGCTCGTAGGTTGGCTACTAGGAATTGAGTTACCTAGTTCTGTGCAAGTGGGTCAATACTTAAAACTGCGGCATGGCGTAGCCTTGGTAGTGCATCGGGATACGGTGATTGGCGATTACTGCACGCTGCGGCACTCTACGACAATTGGCAACAAGCAGCGATCGGACGGCTCATTCACTAACGCTCCCAAAATTGGTAATCATGTCGATATTGGAGCCAATGTGGTGATATTAGGAGCGATTACCATCGGAGATCATGCGGTGATTGGTGCAGGAGCCGTGGTAGTGAAGGATGTGCCGTCTGGTGCAGTAGTGGCAGGCAATCCTGCTAAAATCCTTGGCGTTGTCAATCAATCTACCAATCATGAAACAGAATTTCCTCTAATGATGGAGGTTTAG
- a CDS encoding glycosyltransferase family 2 protein translates to MPKVSVIVPTYNSIAYLPETIESILQQTFTDFEVLIVDDGSTDQTVAWAKQIVDPRVRVIMQPNQGVSVARNTGILQAQGEYVAFLDADDTWNHSKLEQQVYYLDTHPKIGWVHSWVSLIDAQSQPIGKPLISSAEGQIWEELLIRNAIACCSVMVRRSCFSVAGLFDPNIRSAEDWELWIRLAFHYPIGLIKEPLARYRVLPTSKSKNCQLVERSLHQIIEKTFADIPLNYQSWKSRSYGYAYLYLAWKALQGQTKDISAAIRYRQQAKQYCPRLRYSVEYLRLGVAIGLIQVVGGDRYTLFLRTVNRLQGWITQVQRINVRWHSQQESL, encoded by the coding sequence ATGCCTAAGGTTTCTGTTATCGTTCCTACCTATAACTCGATCGCGTATCTTCCTGAAACGATCGAGAGTATATTACAGCAAACATTCACTGATTTTGAAGTGCTGATTGTCGATGACGGTAGCACCGATCAGACGGTAGCGTGGGCCAAGCAAATCGTTGATCCCCGGGTACGGGTCATAATGCAACCGAACCAAGGAGTTTCAGTGGCTCGCAATACAGGCATTCTGCAAGCCCAAGGAGAGTATGTAGCGTTTCTAGATGCCGATGATACCTGGAATCACTCTAAATTAGAACAACAAGTCTATTATTTAGATACTCATCCGAAGATTGGCTGGGTACATAGTTGGGTATCGCTGATTGACGCGCAGAGTCAACCGATTGGTAAACCGCTAATTTCGTCAGCCGAGGGACAAATTTGGGAAGAATTGCTGATTCGCAATGCCATTGCTTGTTGTTCAGTGATGGTGCGGCGATCGTGTTTTTCTGTGGCAGGATTGTTTGATCCCAATATTCGCTCAGCGGAAGATTGGGAATTGTGGATTCGTCTTGCGTTTCATTACCCAATTGGGTTAATTAAAGAACCTCTAGCACGATATCGAGTCTTACCAACAAGCAAATCTAAGAATTGCCAACTAGTAGAACGATCGTTGCATCAAATTATTGAAAAAACTTTTGCAGACATTCCACTTAACTACCAATCATGGAAGTCCCGCAGCTACGGCTACGCCTACTTATATTTGGCGTGGAAGGCACTGCAAGGTCAAACCAAAGATATCAGTGCAGCAATCCGGTATCGACAACAAGCCAAACAATACTGTCCTCGTTTGCGTTATTCCGTCGAGTATCTGCGTTTAGGTGTGGCGATTGGTTTGATACAAGTAGTTGGAGGCGATCGCTATACATTGTTTTTGCGCACGGTGAATAGGCTGCAAGGGTGGATCACTCAGGTACAAAGGATAAACGTTCGCTGGCATTCTCAACAAGAATCATTGTAA
- a CDS encoding glycosyltransferase, with translation MKTLYTDLQKQVNQALWKLTQSSMKSASSPPNLPVSTTMQIYWPTVYQWALAQKWVGSLVKNFQQYLPVQFSNIPQPYQGIVIFQVRKDSELQSVAIDYSDSSTVNLDCAQQVRLYFKMQYLCEGYQLAHVVPGGFVPADKNLYRHLPYLRHQRDRKTFTYDVYGRFGRHLGTAIRTQAVEILSQQHQFRYEGGLKKVRYLRSLQEISRSKVCLDLPGNGSFCFRLVDYFAVGACVISYPHRTRLPSPLVDRQHIVYCREDFSDLLDLCAYYLENEVAREQICQQSRHYFDHYLDRTQLSQYYLTTIHNVLFC, from the coding sequence ATGAAAACGCTTTACACCGACTTACAAAAACAGGTAAATCAAGCCCTGTGGAAGTTAACACAATCCTCAATGAAATCAGCTAGTTCTCCGCCAAATTTGCCTGTTTCGACAACGATGCAGATTTACTGGCCAACGGTCTATCAATGGGCATTGGCTCAAAAGTGGGTTGGCTCTTTGGTAAAAAACTTTCAGCAATATCTTCCAGTTCAATTCAGTAATATTCCACAGCCTTATCAGGGTATCGTGATTTTTCAAGTTAGGAAAGACAGCGAGCTACAGTCTGTTGCGATCGATTACAGTGATTCTTCAACAGTAAATTTAGATTGTGCACAACAGGTTAGACTTTATTTCAAAATGCAGTATCTTTGTGAGGGTTATCAACTTGCTCATGTTGTTCCTGGAGGTTTTGTTCCAGCAGATAAAAACCTATATCGCCATTTACCGTATCTACGTCATCAGCGCGATCGAAAAACATTCACTTACGATGTGTATGGACGATTTGGAAGGCATCTAGGAACAGCCATTCGCACCCAAGCCGTAGAGATTTTGTCTCAACAACACCAATTTCGCTATGAAGGCGGGCTGAAGAAAGTGCGCTACCTCCGATCGTTGCAAGAAATCAGCCGATCAAAGGTCTGTCTTGATTTACCAGGGAATGGATCGTTTTGCTTCCGCTTAGTTGATTATTTCGCAGTTGGCGCCTGCGTGATTAGCTATCCACATCGAACCCGTCTGCCGAGTCCACTTGTCGATCGGCAGCACATTGTGTACTGTCGCGAAGATTTTTCAGATTTACTGGATCTATGTGCCTATTACCTTGAGAACGAAGTGGCACGTGAACAGATTTGTCAACAATCTCGCCACTATTTCGATCACTATCTCGATCGCACACAACTATCCCAATATTACTTGACTACTATCCACAACGTCTTATTTTGTTGA
- a CDS encoding lipopolysaccharide biosynthesis protein, translating into MTLTQTLKRLSSNQFARNVGWLGGAELVQRVFRLATTVTLARVFTPEDYGMVSAIYTTFEFGNVLCLRGGIGAKVVQASDSELAIITNTSYWLNWLLCGAIALIQCALAYPIAQFYGSSELFLPICVLALSYLILPVFLVQSSLVERENRLHVRAWGSAAQTIVSNLIMVVLAALGWGVWAVVWAIVCSYPVWIFITYRNHDWRPRQDFNLNQWQDILRFGSQMLGVELLNRIRFNIDYLLVAHFLGLEVLGLYFFAFNAGLGISLSVIGSLTLAWYPHFCQVRTDLNQLKQRYFGSFKTILTIVVPIVLLQTSLAPLYVPIVFGPQWTSAIPILILICFSAIPIALSRANSQLLQTLDQIVIDLRWNVIFTVFFAVCIYFAVSGGITWVGITVLLTQAICVPFFTIWVIHYVFGWRS; encoded by the coding sequence ATGACACTCACTCAAACACTGAAGCGGCTTTCCTCGAATCAATTTGCCAGAAATGTTGGTTGGTTGGGCGGTGCAGAACTGGTGCAACGAGTCTTTCGCCTAGCTACCACTGTTACCTTAGCGCGAGTTTTTACGCCGGAAGACTATGGGATGGTTTCGGCAATTTATACAACGTTTGAGTTTGGCAATGTGCTTTGTTTACGAGGAGGAATTGGAGCTAAGGTGGTGCAAGCATCTGATTCCGAACTGGCTATTATCACCAATACGTCTTATTGGCTGAACTGGCTGTTGTGCGGAGCGATCGCCTTGATTCAGTGTGCCTTAGCTTATCCGATCGCCCAGTTTTATGGTAGTTCTGAATTATTTCTACCCATTTGCGTCCTGGCGTTGAGCTATTTAATCTTGCCTGTGTTTTTGGTGCAATCGTCGCTCGTGGAACGGGAAAATCGGTTGCATGTTAGAGCCTGGGGATCGGCAGCACAGACGATCGTTAGTAACTTAATAATGGTAGTGTTAGCTGCACTAGGTTGGGGCGTTTGGGCGGTCGTTTGGGCAATTGTTTGTAGTTATCCAGTGTGGATTTTCATCACCTATCGCAATCATGATTGGCGGCCTCGGCAGGACTTTAATTTGAATCAGTGGCAAGACATTCTTCGGTTCGGTAGCCAGATGCTAGGAGTAGAGTTACTGAATCGAATTCGCTTCAACATCGACTATCTGCTAGTAGCTCATTTTCTAGGGTTGGAAGTTTTGGGGCTTTACTTTTTTGCCTTTAATGCTGGACTCGGAATTAGCCTTAGTGTAATTGGGTCTTTAACACTGGCTTGGTATCCTCATTTCTGTCAGGTACGCACAGATCTGAATCAACTGAAGCAGCGATATTTTGGTAGCTTCAAAACCATTCTGACAATTGTTGTCCCAATCGTACTCTTACAAACCAGTCTTGCCCCCCTCTATGTGCCAATTGTTTTTGGGCCACAATGGACTTCTGCTATTCCCATTTTAATTTTGATTTGTTTTTCTGCTATTCCCATCGCTTTATCACGAGCAAATTCTCAACTGTTACAAACATTAGATCAGATTGTGATTGATTTGCGCTGGAATGTTATATTCACTGTTTTCTTTGCTGTTTGTATTTACTTTGCCGTTTCAGGCGGAATTACCTGGGTGGGGATTACGGTTCTACTAACGCAAGCAATCTGTGTGCCGTTTTTCACTATTTGGGTCATCCATTATGTTTTTGGATGGAGAAGCTAG
- a CDS encoding glycosyltransferase family 2 protein: MTNHSPRISIGLAVYNGETYLQETLDSILEQTFTDFELIISDNASTDRTVEICQDYAARDSRIRFYQNDRNRGACWNQNRVYELARGEYYKLAAHDDLCAPTFLARCVEVLDQHPDVVVCYPQTLIINEQGEIQTQYPDGKLIGNPNKHARPWQSWLSPLIGDGQLHLDSPCPSVRFRDIVCELGKCHPIFGLIRVSALKQTPGLQAYSHADGVLLARLALLGTFYQVPEVLFFSREHPQQSSQRYRNRQKGGHDYHAYNVWWNPDNASKLCVPTWKIFSEFCLAAAESPITIPGKLGCYFAALRWLRGNWRSLLSEVQIVLRQQAGRRWQSWQPKRRSLVSND, translated from the coding sequence ATGACAAATCACTCTCCTCGCATCAGTATTGGACTGGCTGTGTATAACGGTGAGACTTATCTGCAAGAAACTCTAGATTCTATTCTGGAGCAAACGTTTACTGACTTTGAATTAATCATTTCAGATAATGCTTCGACCGATCGCACAGTAGAAATCTGTCAGGATTATGCAGCCCGCGACTCTCGGATTCGCTTCTATCAAAACGATCGCAATCGCGGAGCTTGTTGGAATCAAAACCGCGTCTATGAGCTTGCTAGAGGTGAATATTACAAACTAGCAGCCCATGATGATCTGTGTGCTCCAACATTTTTAGCTCGCTGTGTAGAAGTCTTAGATCAGCATCCTGATGTAGTTGTATGTTATCCTCAAACCTTGATCATCAACGAGCAAGGTGAGATTCAAACTCAGTATCCTGATGGTAAATTAATTGGTAATCCCAACAAACACGCCCGACCTTGGCAATCTTGGTTATCTCCTCTGATAGGAGACGGACAGTTACACTTGGATTCTCCTTGCCCTTCAGTTCGATTTCGCGATATTGTTTGCGAACTCGGCAAGTGTCATCCGATCTTTGGTCTCATTCGTGTCAGCGCTCTCAAGCAAACACCTGGTTTGCAAGCCTATAGTCACGCAGATGGAGTGTTGTTGGCAAGATTAGCTTTGCTTGGAACGTTCTATCAAGTTCCAGAAGTACTGTTCTTTTCAAGGGAGCATCCTCAGCAATCTTCGCAGCGATATCGCAACCGCCAGAAGGGAGGACATGATTACCACGCCTACAACGTGTGGTGGAACCCCGACAATGCTAGTAAATTATGCGTACCAACCTGGAAGATTTTTTCAGAGTTTTGTCTGGCGGCTGCGGAATCGCCCATTACGATACCCGGCAAACTAGGCTGTTATTTTGCAGCGCTGCGCTGGCTACGTGGCAACTGGCGATCGTTGCTATCGGAAGTGCAAATTGTGCTGAGGCAACAAGCCGGCCGTAGGTGGCAGTCGTGGCAACCAAAACGTCGATCGCTAGTTTCAAATGATTAA